The following coding sequences lie in one bacterium BMS3Abin08 genomic window:
- the ispF gene encoding 2-C-methyl-D-erythritol 2,4-cyclodiphosphate synthase gives MRIGTGYDSHRFSAGRRLILGGLKIPYKMGLLGHSDGDVLVHAIIDSIIGAAGMGDIGRHFPDTDPRWKDASSIEMLSDTIGAVGERGYGIVNIDSTIITEEPRLSPYIPDMIDIISKTGIPEGALNIKAKTNEGMGFIGRGEGVVAISVALLYSCR, from the coding sequence ATGAGGATAGGCACCGGATATGATTCACACAGGTTTTCAGCGGGCAGGAGGCTGATTCTCGGTGGTCTAAAAATCCCTTACAAAATGGGACTTTTGGGTCATTCCGACGGTGATGTCCTTGTCCATGCAATAATCGATTCCATCATAGGTGCAGCCGGAATGGGAGACATAGGGCGGCATTTTCCCGACACCGATCCGCGGTGGAAGGATGCATCAAGCATAGAGATGTTGAGTGATACTATAGGCGCTGTCGGAGAGAGGGGTTATGGAATAGTCAACATAGACTCGACTATAATAACGGAGGAGCCCAGACTCTCACCATATATCCCTGATATGATTGACATAATTTCCAAAACCGGTATCCCTGAAGGGGCATTGAATATAAAGGCAAAGACCAATGAAGGGATGGGCTTTATAGGGCGCGGAGAGGGGGTTGTCGCCATATCGGTGGCTTTACTGTACAGTTGCCGGTAA
- a CDS encoding fecR protein: MKNISVVVLLFFSTVIFQPVLSAVAADNILGQVLATGTAEYMTGGETWSKFERLYPVSSDSKFRTDDGRLSFIFKEGTRIEVGNKSEIGVTGTVGKYTLKLVKGKIMFTVPADSYLLIETPDSMIEVSNRDKILRKVSSDDNSIVGGVFYDGKKTRIATIAGKVKIKTISGDSLMELTAGNSVEMLSDRGSIKVLPVQAVGGSGAGGATFLGMGTDLALFLGFAATELTLGIIKANKHGGGKVSSPFSP, from the coding sequence ATGAAGAATATTTCAGTAGTGGTTTTGCTTTTTTTCTCAACTGTTATTTTTCAGCCTGTTCTGTCTGCCGTGGCTGCTGACAATATACTTGGGCAGGTTCTTGCGACAGGGACTGCCGAGTATATGACGGGAGGGGAAACATGGTCCAAGTTTGAGCGGCTTTATCCTGTTAGTAGTGATTCAAAGTTCAGGACGGACGACGGGAGGTTGTCATTCATTTTTAAAGAGGGGACCCGCATAGAGGTAGGTAACAAATCAGAGATAGGAGTAACCGGGACGGTTGGTAAATATACCTTAAAACTTGTAAAGGGTAAGATAATGTTTACAGTGCCGGCGGATTCTTATCTGCTGATAGAGACCCCGGATTCGATGATCGAGGTTAGCAACAGAGACAAAATACTCAGAAAGGTCTCTTCCGATGACAACAGTATAGTAGGCGGTGTTTTTTATGATGGTAAAAAGACACGAATAGCGACAATTGCAGGAAAGGTTAAAATAAAAACGATTAGTGGCGATTCTCTGATGGAACTTACTGCTGGTAACAGTGTTGAAATGCTGTCTGATAGGGGAAGCATTAAGGTCCTCCCGGTACAGGCAGTAGGTGGTTCCGGGGCCGGTGGGGCAACCTTTTTAGGGATGGGTACAGATCTTGCTTTGTTTTTGGGTTTTGCTGCAACGGAGTTAACTTTAGGGATAATTAAGGCAAATAAACATGGTGGTGGAAAGGTTTCAAGTCCTTTCTCTCCATAG
- the kpsD_1 gene encoding polysialic acid transport protein KpsD precursor translates to MIDRVCRIMKPLFMCFSYSVFLVVLLTSGCAGTNEGSSVAYLQQSLPDRRTEELNNSLFKKNLLLKKPFSMADYKIGPEDLLDIDVFQVEDLKASVRVTARGFIRLPLIGRVKAAGLTVAELEDTLSGKLEKYLEQPVVSVFVKEYRSQQITVLGAVKNPQQYSVSGPKRLLEILSIAGGLTDEAGDLCYIQKASGESDAPQRYVGTVVINLNELLMKGKAELNIPLSSGDVVNIPKRGVFFVDGAVKDPGSFQIKGRTTIIQAVSMAKGLKYEADGSSLRIYRDNGAPEREIISVDYDAIVDGRGNDVVIKSNDIIIVPKSGVKDFFSKFVSTLRGFISFGKAL, encoded by the coding sequence ATGATTGACAGAGTCTGCCGAATAATGAAACCTTTGTTTATGTGTTTTTCATACTCAGTATTCCTTGTAGTCCTGTTAACATCCGGATGTGCAGGGACTAATGAAGGCTCCTCTGTCGCATATTTACAGCAGAGTTTACCGGATAGAAGAACGGAGGAGTTAAATAACAGTCTTTTCAAGAAAAATCTCCTGCTGAAGAAACCGTTTTCCATGGCTGACTATAAAATCGGCCCTGAAGACCTCCTCGATATAGATGTTTTCCAGGTGGAGGATTTAAAGGCCTCCGTAAGGGTAACTGCGAGGGGGTTTATAAGACTTCCCCTTATTGGAAGGGTCAAGGCTGCCGGGCTTACCGTAGCTGAACTTGAGGATACGCTCTCCGGGAAATTAGAGAAATATCTGGAACAACCCGTGGTAAGTGTATTTGTAAAGGAGTACAGAAGTCAGCAGATCACGGTATTGGGTGCTGTAAAGAATCCGCAGCAATATTCAGTATCAGGACCAAAGCGTTTACTTGAAATCCTTTCAATCGCCGGAGGGCTGACCGATGAAGCGGGCGACCTCTGTTATATCCAGAAAGCATCCGGTGAGAGTGATGCTCCGCAGCGATACGTTGGTACGGTGGTTATTAATTTAAATGAATTGCTGATGAAGGGCAAGGCTGAACTCAATATCCCGCTGTCTTCGGGGGATGTGGTTAATATTCCCAAAAGAGGTGTCTTCTTTGTGGATGGTGCGGTAAAGGATCCGGGGTCTTTTCAGATTAAGGGCAGAACCACCATAATACAGGCGGTAAGCATGGCAAAGGGTTTAAAATATGAAGCGGACGGTTCCAGCCTCAGGATTTACAGGGATAATGGTGCGCCTGAGAGAGAAATAATTTCGGTTGACTATGATGCTATTGTTGATGGCCGGGGCAATGATGTTGTGATTAAGAGCAATGATATCATTATTGTCCCCAAGAGTGGCGTTAAGGATTTCTTTAGTAAATTTGTGAGCACCCTCAGAGGGTTTATTTCTTTTGGGAAGGCTTTATAG